One genomic window of Punica granatum isolate Tunisia-2019 chromosome 1, ASM765513v2, whole genome shotgun sequence includes the following:
- the LOC116189057 gene encoding non-specific lipid-transfer protein-like 1, whose amino-acid sequence MAAPELKSDALMEQMKKHLSTDAGKEITKKVGLVYQINIAPKKIGFDEVVYIVDLKKGELTKGPYEGGKPDATFSFKDEDFIKVATGKMNPQIAFMRGAMKIRGSLSAAQKFTPDIFPKPSKL is encoded by the exons ATGGCCGCTCCCGAGCTGAAGTCGGACGCCCTGATGGAGCAGATGAAGAAGCACCTCTCCACCGACGCCGGCAAGGAGATCACCAAGAAGGTCGGCCTCGTCTACCAGATCAACATCGCCCCTAAG AAAATTGGGTTCGACGAGGTGGTCTATATCGTTGATCTCAAGAAGGGCGAGCTCACAAAAG GGCCTTATGAAGGGGGAAAGCCCGATGCCACCTTCTCCTTCAAGGATGAAGATTTCATCAAGGTGGCTACTGGGAAAATGAATCCTCAGATTGCTTTCATGAG AGGAGCCATGAAGATCAGAGGCAGTTTGAGCGCAGCGCAGAAGTTCACACCCGACATATTCCCAAAACCATCGAAGCTGTGA
- the LOC116215570 gene encoding coenzyme Q-binding protein COQ10 homolog, mitochondrial-like: protein MPPFSAAPKALGSLLWRRTSIGRLVRRHASSDPISNCDRFRCLGCSGVAGIGNSFGGKQPGRHKEAGLLTGSLWSVNNGQRRRFLGCGDGEEGSVLSKVYEERRVLGYSPTQLFDVVAAVDFYQDFLPWCQRSEILRNYPDGSLDAELEIGFKFLVESYVSHVEMKRPTFIKSTASDSTLFEHLINVWEFNPGPVPGSCDLHFLVDFKFQSPLYSQVASMFFKEVVARLVGSFNERCHSIYGPEVRILEEPHRQRA, encoded by the exons ATGCCGCCATTTTCAGCCGCGCCGAAGGCGTTGGGGTCGTTGCTATGGCGCAGGACTAGTATAGGACGCTTGGTCAGGCGCCACGCGAGCTCCGATCCAATCAGCAATTGCGACCGATTTAGGTGTTTGGGCTGCTCCGGTGTTGCCGGAATCGGGAATTCATTTGGCGGAAAACAACCTGGTCGTCACAAGGAGGCCGGGCTTCTCACCGGAAGCTTATGGAGCGTTAATAATGGGCAGAGGAGACGGTTTTTGGGCTGCGGAGATGGCGAAGAGGGCAGCGTCCTGTCTAAGGTTTACGAGGAGAGGCGCGTTTTGGG GTATTCTCCGACCCAGCTGTTTGATGTGGTTGCTGCTGTCGACTTTTACCAGGATTTCCTCCCCTGGTGTCAGCGGTCCGAGATACTCAGGAACTATCCCGATGGATCCTTGGATGCCGAACTGGAGATTGGTTTCAAGTTCCTAGTTGAAAGCTATGTTTCACATGTTGAGATGAAGAGACCAACCTTTATAAAG TCAACAGCATCAGACAGTACACTTTTCGAACATTTGATCAATGTTTGGGAATTCAATCCTGGACCAGTCCCGGGATCTTGTGACCTTCACTTTTTGGTGGATTTCAAGTTTCAGTCGCCACTCTACAGCCAG GTGGCCTCCATGTTCTTCAAAGAAGTGGTAGCTAGATTGGTGGGCTCATTCAATGAACGCTGCCACTCAATATATGGGCCTGAGGTGCGGATTCTTGAAGAACCTCACCGTCAGAGGGCGTAA
- the LOC116193297 gene encoding cold-regulated protein 27 encodes MEKSQSSRSTASSNASAEQKLCRTPESSMAESMSMEWTDEKHSLYLKSIEASFVNQLYNSLDLRNCHSQNEQSSGKMPKPISSPSGQFKVLRDGFWQEINFTRPGFQQHKDDESRYVLSSPWIKHFKSAPKLPECEAVSMKDKGKISCASAANLEQPSQCWSHRKVGGINSSADLEVSDQNFINDDEEGDNAGKSSMDGAKRMKTREGGTPSTDQVVPFGMPPLNDDVTKTCASLGG; translated from the exons ATGGAGAAATCGCAAAGTAGTCGGTCCACCGCAAGTTCAAACGCCTCGGCAGAGCAGAAGCTGTGCCGGACTCCG GAATCCTCGATGGCAGAATCCATGTCCATGGAATGGACAGATGAGAAGCACAGCCTCTACCTCAAATCCATTGAAGCTTCCTTTGTAAACCAGCTGTACAATTCCCTTGATTTACGCAACTGTCACTCGCAAAACGAGCAATCCTCCGGGAAAATGCCTAAACCCATCAGTTCCCCTTCTGGTCAG TTCAAAGTTCTTCGAGATGGCTTCTGGCAAGAGATCAATTTCACGAGGCCTGGCTTTCAGCAACATAAAGATGATGAGTCTCGCTACGTTCTTTCTAGTCCATGGATAAAGCACTTTAAATCCGCACCTAAGCTCCCGGAATGTGAAGCAGTGAGCATGAAAGACAAGGGGAAAATCTCATGTGCATCAGCTGCCAACTTAGAGCAGCCTTCTCAATGTTGGTCTCATCGTAAAGTTGGTGGAATCAATAGCAGTGCTGATTTAG AGGTTTCTGATCAGAACTTTATCAACGATGATGAGGAAGGAGACAATGCCGGCAAGAGCAGCATGGATGGTGCCAAGAGGATGAAAACTCGGGAAGGCGGAACTCCAAGCACTGATCAG GTCGTTCCGTTCGGTATGCCCCCTTTGAATGACGATGTTACGAAGACCTGCGCATCCTTGGGTGGATAA
- the LOC116203578 gene encoding ABSCISIC ACID-INSENSITIVE 5-like protein 5 isoform X1: protein MFGCVLTGLGTLGFRSKRKLRVRFRFHNMGSNLNFKNFGNEPPSASNNRPPGNAPLTRQGSIYSLTFDEFQNSIGGMGKDFGSMNMDELLKSIYSAEENNITMVSTNGGGGQDGTAGPGGYLQRQGSLTLPRTLSQKTVDEVWKDVSKELSIGKDSMGATGGSAMPQRQQTLGEITLEEFLVRAGVVREEAQLAAKSNMGASFFGDLARAANNPGLGIGFQQQVRGPTNLMGIRNSENVNPIQIQSSSNLPLNVNGVRSNHHQQQQQQILPKQSAVPFAHQVPPSSGSQLGSPGIRTGLVGLADQVMNNNLVQGAAAFQGGGMGMVGLGAGPGPVGVGGGSPANPVSSDGMGRSNGDTSSVSPVPYMFNGSMRGRKSGGALEKVVERRQRRMIKNRESAARSRARKQAYTMELEAEVAKLKEENEELRKKQAEIMEIQKNQVLEMMNMQGGVKKRCLRRTQTGPW, encoded by the exons ATGTTCGGCTGTGTTTTGACCGGTCTGGGGACGTTAGGATTTAGATCGAAGAGAAAATTGCGGGTTCGGTTCAG ATTTCACAACATGGGAAGCAACCTCAACTTCAAGAACTTCGGGAATGAGCCCCCTTCAGCGAGTAACAACAGGCCACCAGGAAATGCCCCCTTAACCAGACAAGGATCCATCTACTCTCTGACCTTTGACGAGTTCCAGAACAGCATTGGAGGGATGGGGAAGGACTTTGGATCCATGAACATGGATGAGCTCCTAAAGAGTATTTATAGTGCTGAGGAGAACAATATTACAATGGTCTCGACTAATGGTGGAGGTGGGCAAGATGGGACTGCCGGGCCAGGTGGTTATTTGCAGCGTCAGGGCTCGTTAACTTTGCCTCGGACTCTTAGCCAAAAGACTGTAGATGAGGTTTGGAAAGACGTTTCCAAGGAGCTTAGCATAGGGAAGGATTCCATGGGAGCGACGGGAGGTTCAGCTATGCCACAAAGACAGCAGACTTTGGGGGAAATCACTCTTGAAGAGTTTCTTGTTAGAGCGGGGGTTGTAAGAGAAGAGGCCCAATTGGCTGCAAAGTCAAATATGGGAGCAAGTTTTTTTGGGGACTTAGCACGAGCTGCAAATAATCCTGGGTTGGGAATTGGGTTTCAGCAGCAGGTTCGGGGACCAACGAACTTGATGGGTATCAGGAACTCGGAGAACGTAAATCCGATCCAAATCCAGTCCTCTTCAAACTTGCCTTTGAATGTTAACGGGGTCCGATCAAACCACcaccagcagcagcagcaacagaTCCTACCGAAGCAGTCTGCCGTTCCATTTGCTCATCAGGTGCCACCATCAAGTGGCAGTCAGCTTGGGAGCCCTGGGATTCGGACTGGGCTTGTCGGGCTAGCTGATCAGGTAATGAACAATAACTTGGTTCAAGGTGCTGCAGCTTTTCAGGGTGGAGGAATGGGAATGGTTGGGTTAGGGGCTGGACCCGGGCCTGTTGGGGTTGGAGGCGGTTCCCCTGCTAATCCAGTCTCATCGGATGGAATGGGAAGGAGCAATGGCGATACTTCCTCTGTGTCACCTGTTCCTTACATGTTTAATGGCAGTATGAGGGGTAGAAAGAGCGGCGGTGCTCTAGAGAAAGTTGTCGAGAGGAGGCAGAGGAGGATGATTAAGAATCGGGAATCAGCTGCAAGGTCACGGGCTCGTAAACAG GCTTATACGATGGAATTGGAAGCGGAGGTCGCAAAACTGAaggaggagaatgaagaactGCGGAAGAAACAG GCTGAAATCATGGAGATACAGAAAAATCAG GTACTGGAgatgatgaacatgcaagGGGGAGTCAAGAAGCGCTGCTTGAGAAGAACACAGACGGGTCCCTGGTGA
- the LOC116203578 gene encoding ABSCISIC ACID-INSENSITIVE 5-like protein 5 isoform X2, producing the protein MGSNLNFKNFGNEPPSASNNRPPGNAPLTRQGSIYSLTFDEFQNSIGGMGKDFGSMNMDELLKSIYSAEENNITMVSTNGGGGQDGTAGPGGYLQRQGSLTLPRTLSQKTVDEVWKDVSKELSIGKDSMGATGGSAMPQRQQTLGEITLEEFLVRAGVVREEAQLAAKSNMGASFFGDLARAANNPGLGIGFQQQVRGPTNLMGIRNSENVNPIQIQSSSNLPLNVNGVRSNHHQQQQQQILPKQSAVPFAHQVPPSSGSQLGSPGIRTGLVGLADQVMNNNLVQGAAAFQGGGMGMVGLGAGPGPVGVGGGSPANPVSSDGMGRSNGDTSSVSPVPYMFNGSMRGRKSGGALEKVVERRQRRMIKNRESAARSRARKQAYTMELEAEVAKLKEENEELRKKQAEIMEIQKNQVLEMMNMQGGVKKRCLRRTQTGPW; encoded by the exons ATGGGAAGCAACCTCAACTTCAAGAACTTCGGGAATGAGCCCCCTTCAGCGAGTAACAACAGGCCACCAGGAAATGCCCCCTTAACCAGACAAGGATCCATCTACTCTCTGACCTTTGACGAGTTCCAGAACAGCATTGGAGGGATGGGGAAGGACTTTGGATCCATGAACATGGATGAGCTCCTAAAGAGTATTTATAGTGCTGAGGAGAACAATATTACAATGGTCTCGACTAATGGTGGAGGTGGGCAAGATGGGACTGCCGGGCCAGGTGGTTATTTGCAGCGTCAGGGCTCGTTAACTTTGCCTCGGACTCTTAGCCAAAAGACTGTAGATGAGGTTTGGAAAGACGTTTCCAAGGAGCTTAGCATAGGGAAGGATTCCATGGGAGCGACGGGAGGTTCAGCTATGCCACAAAGACAGCAGACTTTGGGGGAAATCACTCTTGAAGAGTTTCTTGTTAGAGCGGGGGTTGTAAGAGAAGAGGCCCAATTGGCTGCAAAGTCAAATATGGGAGCAAGTTTTTTTGGGGACTTAGCACGAGCTGCAAATAATCCTGGGTTGGGAATTGGGTTTCAGCAGCAGGTTCGGGGACCAACGAACTTGATGGGTATCAGGAACTCGGAGAACGTAAATCCGATCCAAATCCAGTCCTCTTCAAACTTGCCTTTGAATGTTAACGGGGTCCGATCAAACCACcaccagcagcagcagcaacagaTCCTACCGAAGCAGTCTGCCGTTCCATTTGCTCATCAGGTGCCACCATCAAGTGGCAGTCAGCTTGGGAGCCCTGGGATTCGGACTGGGCTTGTCGGGCTAGCTGATCAGGTAATGAACAATAACTTGGTTCAAGGTGCTGCAGCTTTTCAGGGTGGAGGAATGGGAATGGTTGGGTTAGGGGCTGGACCCGGGCCTGTTGGGGTTGGAGGCGGTTCCCCTGCTAATCCAGTCTCATCGGATGGAATGGGAAGGAGCAATGGCGATACTTCCTCTGTGTCACCTGTTCCTTACATGTTTAATGGCAGTATGAGGGGTAGAAAGAGCGGCGGTGCTCTAGAGAAAGTTGTCGAGAGGAGGCAGAGGAGGATGATTAAGAATCGGGAATCAGCTGCAAGGTCACGGGCTCGTAAACAG GCTTATACGATGGAATTGGAAGCGGAGGTCGCAAAACTGAaggaggagaatgaagaactGCGGAAGAAACAG GCTGAAATCATGGAGATACAGAAAAATCAG GTACTGGAgatgatgaacatgcaagGGGGAGTCAAGAAGCGCTGCTTGAGAAGAACACAGACGGGTCCCTGGTGA